A single Fundulus heteroclitus isolate FHET01 chromosome 4, MU-UCD_Fhet_4.1, whole genome shotgun sequence DNA region contains:
- the mindy2 gene encoding ubiquitin carboxyl-terminal hydrolase MINDY-2 isoform X1 — translation MEQNAKPHRDTEMTSVRATIAGEMGDVTVAGEVKGAVDKLKNSGAPLSTLDNVGCDNSATNACPPSGDGGVPSAEKPDVPVVIEAPAVQEDQRKNADAPSPSSLRREDQISNGMGQDLEQALGDSQGGASKLVNNKADCPSSPPAAGSAHVQAEVPAGGEQERTKLAEPTAPCPDSGASAADVRSGQSGDRTLSEGPPSGSDPDPSLGGESRSLDSLESFSNLNSCPSSEGLDERGLALALQGDYASDGTKTSCAKDRAAGQSIYHIKWIKWREENTPIITQNENGPCPLLAIMNVLLLAWKVKMPPMMEIITAEQLMEYLGDYILETKPKEISEVQRLNYEQNMSDAMAVLHKLQTGLDVNVKFTGVRVFEYTPECIVFDLLDIPLYHGWLVDPQMHDIVKAVGNCSYNQLVEKIISCKQSDNSELAGEGIVAEQFLSSTATQLTYHGLCELTSTVQEGELCVFFRNNHFSTMIKYKGQLYLLVTDQGFLTEEKVVWESLHNVDGDGNFCDSEFRLRPPSDPETVYRGQQDQIDQDYLMALSLQQEQQSQDLQWEQLPEGISDLELAKKLQEEEDRRASQYYHEQEQEQAAAAQAQAQEPVEGSEVDRGGAPASAAAAAAAGAAAAAAGGATPSPGKQSSGGERKAKKELKEKDKCVIL, via the exons ATGGAGCAAAATGCAAAGCCGCACCGAGACACCGAGATGACGTCTGTGCGTGCCACCATTGCGGGCGAAATGGGCGACGTTACGGTCGCGGGCGAAGTGAAGGGAGCCGTCGACAAATTGAAGAATAGTGGAGCTCCCCTCAGCACTTTGGATAACGTTGGCTGTGATAACAGCGCCACAAATGCGTGTCCTCCGAGCGGCGACGGCGGGGTTCCGAGCGCAGAGAAGCCGGACGTGCCGGTGGTCATCGAAGCCCCCGCCGTGCAGGAGGACCAGAGGAAGAACGCCGATGCGCCGAGCCCGTCGTCGCTGAGGCGTGAGGATCAGATCAGTAACGGGATGGGGCAGGACTTGGAGCAGGCGCTAGGAGACAGCCAGGGAGGTGCCTCAAAGTTGGTAAACAACAAAGCCGACTGCCCGTCCTCGCCTCCCGCTGCAGGGAGCGCGCATGTCCAGGCTGAGGTCCCAGCCGGAGGGGAGCAGGAGCGGACGAAACTTGCCGAACCGACCGCTCCGTGTCCGGACAGCGGCGCTAGCGCGGCGGACGTCCGATCCGGCCAGTCCGGCGATCGCACCCTGTCGGAGGGACCGCCGAGCGGGAGCGACCCCGACCCCAGCCTCGGCGGAGAGTCCCGGAGCTTAGACTCACTCGAGTCCTTCTCCAACCTCAACTCGTGTCCCAGCTCCGAGGGGCTGGATGAGCGGGGACTGGCCTTGGCCTTGCAGGGCGACTACGCCTCCGACGGGACAAAGACCTCCTGCGCCAAGGACCGCGCCGCCGGCCAGTCCATATACCACATAAAGTGGATCAAATGGAGGGAAGAGAACACGCCGATCATCACCCAGAACGAGAACGGCCCCTGTCCGCTGCTAGCCATCATGAACGTCCTTCTGCTCGCATGGAAG GTCAAGATGCCGCCCATGATGGAGATCATAACTGCTGAGCAGCTGATGGAGTATCTCG GCGACTACATCCTGGAAACCAAACCTAAGGAGATCTCAGAGGTTCAGCGGTTGAACTACGAGCAG AACATGAGCGACGCCATGGCCGTGCTGCACAAGCTGCAGACGGGTCTGGACGTGAACGTGAAGTTCACAGGCGTGCGGGTCTTCGAGTACACCCCAGAATGCATTGTGTTTGACCTTCTTGACATCCCCCTGTACCACGGCTGGCTTGTCGACCCCCAG ATGCATGATATTGTCAAGGCAGTGGGCAACTGCAGCTACAACCAGCTGGTGGAGAAGATAATATCCTGCAAACAGTCCGACAACAGCGAGCTGGCAGGGGAAG GCATCGTGGCGGAGCAGTTTCTGAGCAGCACGGCCACCCAGCTGACGTACCACGGCTTATGCGAGCTCACGTCCACTGTGCAGGAGGGAGAGCTCTGCGTCTTTTTCAGGAACAACCACTTCAGCACCATGATCAAATACAAG GGCCAACTCTACCTTCTGGTTACAGACCAGGGCTTCCTGACGGAGGAGAAGGTCGTCTGGGAGAGCCTGCACAACGTGGACGGAGACGGGAACTTCTGCGATTCAGAGTTCAGGTTGCGGCCCCCGTCGGATCCCGAGACGGTGTACCGTGGACAGCAGGATCAGATAGACCAG GACTATCTTATGGCGCTCTCCCTGCAACAGGAGCAACAAAGCCAAGACCTGCAATGGGAGCAGCTCCCCGAAGGCATCAGCGACCTGGAGCTGGCCAAAAAgcttcaggaggaggaggaccggCGAGCGTCGCAGTACTATCACGAGCAAGAGCAGGAGCAAGCTGCAGCTGCGCAGGCACAAGCTCAG GAGCCGGTGGAAGGAAGCGAGGTGGACAGAGGAGGAGCCCCAGcaagtgcagcagcagcagcagcagccggggcggcggcggcggcggcgggcgGGGCCACACCCAGCCCAGGGAAACAGTCATCAGGCGGGGAGCGGAAGGCCAAGAAGGaattgaaagaaaaagacaagTGTGTCATTTTGTAA
- the mindy2 gene encoding ubiquitin carboxyl-terminal hydrolase MINDY-2 isoform X2 — translation MEQNAKPHRDTEMTSVRATIAGEMGDVTVAGEVKGAVDKLKNSGAPLSTLDNVGCDNSATNACPPSGDGGVPSAEKPDVPVVIEAPAVQEDQRKNADAPSPSSLRREDQISNGMGQDLEQALGDSQGGASKLVNNKADCPSSPPAAGSAHVQAEVPAGGEQERTKLAEPTAPCPDSGASAADVRSGQSGDRTLSEGPPSGSDPDPSLGGESRSLDSLESFSNLNSCPSSEGLDERGLALALQGDYASDGTKTSCAKDRAAGQSIYHIKWIKWREENTPIITQNENGPCPLLAIMNVLLLAWKVKMPPMMEIITAEQLMEYLGDYILETKPKEISEVQRLNYEQNMSDAMAVLHKLQTGLDVNVKFTGVRVFEYTPECIVFDLLDIPLYHGWLVDPQMHDIVKAVGNCSYNQLVEKIISCKQSDNSELAGEGIVAEQFLSSTATQLTYHGLCELTSTVQEGELCVFFRNNHFSTMIKYKGQLYLLVTDQGFLTEEKVVWESLHNVDGDGNFCDSEFRLRPPSDPETVYRGQQDQIDQDYLMALSLQQEQQSQDLQWEQLPEGISDLELAKKLQEEEDRRASQYYHEQEQEQAQEPVEGSEVDRGGAPASAAAAAAAGAAAAAAGGATPSPGKQSSGGERKAKKELKEKDKCVIL, via the exons ATGGAGCAAAATGCAAAGCCGCACCGAGACACCGAGATGACGTCTGTGCGTGCCACCATTGCGGGCGAAATGGGCGACGTTACGGTCGCGGGCGAAGTGAAGGGAGCCGTCGACAAATTGAAGAATAGTGGAGCTCCCCTCAGCACTTTGGATAACGTTGGCTGTGATAACAGCGCCACAAATGCGTGTCCTCCGAGCGGCGACGGCGGGGTTCCGAGCGCAGAGAAGCCGGACGTGCCGGTGGTCATCGAAGCCCCCGCCGTGCAGGAGGACCAGAGGAAGAACGCCGATGCGCCGAGCCCGTCGTCGCTGAGGCGTGAGGATCAGATCAGTAACGGGATGGGGCAGGACTTGGAGCAGGCGCTAGGAGACAGCCAGGGAGGTGCCTCAAAGTTGGTAAACAACAAAGCCGACTGCCCGTCCTCGCCTCCCGCTGCAGGGAGCGCGCATGTCCAGGCTGAGGTCCCAGCCGGAGGGGAGCAGGAGCGGACGAAACTTGCCGAACCGACCGCTCCGTGTCCGGACAGCGGCGCTAGCGCGGCGGACGTCCGATCCGGCCAGTCCGGCGATCGCACCCTGTCGGAGGGACCGCCGAGCGGGAGCGACCCCGACCCCAGCCTCGGCGGAGAGTCCCGGAGCTTAGACTCACTCGAGTCCTTCTCCAACCTCAACTCGTGTCCCAGCTCCGAGGGGCTGGATGAGCGGGGACTGGCCTTGGCCTTGCAGGGCGACTACGCCTCCGACGGGACAAAGACCTCCTGCGCCAAGGACCGCGCCGCCGGCCAGTCCATATACCACATAAAGTGGATCAAATGGAGGGAAGAGAACACGCCGATCATCACCCAGAACGAGAACGGCCCCTGTCCGCTGCTAGCCATCATGAACGTCCTTCTGCTCGCATGGAAG GTCAAGATGCCGCCCATGATGGAGATCATAACTGCTGAGCAGCTGATGGAGTATCTCG GCGACTACATCCTGGAAACCAAACCTAAGGAGATCTCAGAGGTTCAGCGGTTGAACTACGAGCAG AACATGAGCGACGCCATGGCCGTGCTGCACAAGCTGCAGACGGGTCTGGACGTGAACGTGAAGTTCACAGGCGTGCGGGTCTTCGAGTACACCCCAGAATGCATTGTGTTTGACCTTCTTGACATCCCCCTGTACCACGGCTGGCTTGTCGACCCCCAG ATGCATGATATTGTCAAGGCAGTGGGCAACTGCAGCTACAACCAGCTGGTGGAGAAGATAATATCCTGCAAACAGTCCGACAACAGCGAGCTGGCAGGGGAAG GCATCGTGGCGGAGCAGTTTCTGAGCAGCACGGCCACCCAGCTGACGTACCACGGCTTATGCGAGCTCACGTCCACTGTGCAGGAGGGAGAGCTCTGCGTCTTTTTCAGGAACAACCACTTCAGCACCATGATCAAATACAAG GGCCAACTCTACCTTCTGGTTACAGACCAGGGCTTCCTGACGGAGGAGAAGGTCGTCTGGGAGAGCCTGCACAACGTGGACGGAGACGGGAACTTCTGCGATTCAGAGTTCAGGTTGCGGCCCCCGTCGGATCCCGAGACGGTGTACCGTGGACAGCAGGATCAGATAGACCAG GACTATCTTATGGCGCTCTCCCTGCAACAGGAGCAACAAAGCCAAGACCTGCAATGGGAGCAGCTCCCCGAAGGCATCAGCGACCTGGAGCTGGCCAAAAAgcttcaggaggaggaggaccggCGAGCGTCGCAGTACTATCACGAGCAAGAGCAGGAGCAAGCT CAGGAGCCGGTGGAAGGAAGCGAGGTGGACAGAGGAGGAGCCCCAGcaagtgcagcagcagcagcagcagccggggcggcggcggcggcggcgggcgGGGCCACACCCAGCCCAGGGAAACAGTCATCAGGCGGGGAGCGGAAGGCCAAGAAGGaattgaaagaaaaagacaagTGTGTCATTTTGTAA